One genomic region from Balaenoptera musculus isolate JJ_BM4_2016_0621 chromosome X, mBalMus1.pri.v3, whole genome shotgun sequence encodes:
- the PRRG3 gene encoding transmembrane gamma-carboxyglutamic acid protein 3, with translation MAVFLEAKNAHSVLKRFPRANEFLEELRQGTIERECMEEICSYEEVKEVFEDKEKTMEFWKGYPNAVYSVRDPAQSSDAMYVVVPLLGVALLIVIALFIIWRCQLQKATRHHPSYAQNRYLASRAGHSLPRVMVYRGTVHSQGETSGHRETGSPPQVVLGPSRGGRTTVRLESALYLPELSLSRLSSATPPPSYEEVTGPQESSGEEASVSYSDPPPKYEEIVAANPDSDK, from the exons ATGGCAG TGTTTCTGGAGGCCAAGAATGCCCATTCGGTCCTGAAACGGTTCCCTCGTGCCAATGAATTCCTGGAGGAGCTGCGCCAGGGGACCATCGAGCGGGAGTGCATGGAGGAGATCTGCAGCTACGAGGAGGTCAAGGAGGTGTTTGAGGACAAGGAGAAAACG ATGGAGTTCTGGAAAGGGTACCCGAATGCAGTCTATTCAGTTCGAGACCCTGCGCAGAGCTCAGACGCCATGTACGTGGTGGTGCCCCTTCTGGGGGTGGCGTTGCTGATTGTCATCGCCTTGTTCATCATCTGGAGGTGCCAGCTGCAGAAGGCCACCCGTCATCACCCCTCATATGCTCAGAACCGGTACCTAGCGAGTCGCGCGGGGCACAGCCTGCCCCGGGTCATGGTGTACCGGGGCACCGTGCACAGCCAGGGGGAGACCTCTGGGCACCGGGAGACAGGGAGCCCCCCGCAGGTGGTGCTGGGGCCTAGTCGCGGGGGTAGAACCACGGTCCGCCTCGAGAGCGCCCTCTACCTTCCTGAGCTGTCTCTCTCCAGGCTGTCCAGTGCCACCCCTCCGCCGTCCTACGAGGAGGTGACAGGTCCCCAGGAGAGCAGCGGTGAGGAGGCGAGCGTCTCTTACAGCGACCCGCCCCCGAAGTATGAGGAGATAGTGGCCGCCAACCCCGACTCAGACAAGTAG